DNA from Oncorhynchus masou masou isolate Uvic2021 chromosome 5, UVic_Omas_1.1, whole genome shotgun sequence:
cctcttgaggattggccacaagttctcaatgggattaaggtctggggagtttcctggccatggacccaaaagatcaatgttttgttccctgagccacttagttagcactttttccttatggcaaggtgctccatcatgctggaaaaggcattgttcaccACCAaattgttcctggatggttgggagaagttgctctctgaggatgtgttggtaccattctttattcacggctgtgttcttaggcaaaatcgTGAGTGATCCcattcccttggctgagaagcaaccccacacatgaatggtctcaggatgctttactgttggcatgacatagGACGGATGGTatcgctcaccttgtcttctccggacaagcttttttccggatgccccaaacaatcggaaaggcgATTCATCctagaaaatgactttaccccagtcctcagcagtccaatccctgaaCCTTTTGCAGACTATCAGTCTGTCTCTGATGTTTTTCCtgaagagaagtggcttctttgctgcccttcttgacaccaggccatctccaaaagtcttcgcctcactgtgcgtgtagatgcactcacacctgcctgctgccattcctgagcaagctctgtactggtggtgcctcgatcccgcagctgaatcaactttagtagacggtcctggcgcttgctggactttcttgggcaccctgaagccttcttcacaacaattgaaccgctctccttgatgttcttgatgatccgataaatggttgatttaggtgcaatcttactggcagcaatatccttgcctgtgaactttttttgtgcaaagcaatgatgacggcacgtgtttccttgcaggtaaccgtgATTGACAgtggaagaacaatgattccaagcaccaccctccttttgaagcttccagtctgttattcaaactcaatcagcatgacagagtgatctccagccttgtcctcgtcaatactcacacctgtgttaacaagaaaATCACTGatatgtcagctggtccttttgtggcagggctgaaatgcagtggaaatgtttgtttttttaggaTTCAGattatttgcatggcaaagagggactttgtaaTTCATCGGATCActattcataacattctggaatatatgcaaattgccatcatacaaactgaggcagcagactgaaaATTAATGTcattcaaaacttttggccatgactatacaaagcaggatcaataagttagccagctaacttcaATAAACCAGAAATAACTGTTGATTTCCTGATTCAACAAGAAAGTTAAAGTTGTGTGTTGTTGAGTCAATTACACCATGCCAATTTCAAGCTTATCtttcaaaaaaaaaatctaaagttATTTCAGAATATTTGGCATATTGGCTGACTAACCCTTCTGATGTAAGAAAAGAGTACCCACCACTGAGACACTGTTGTCATTGTTTATGCAGCTGGGTGATGCATGAGTGTGTGCAGACACATGAGTGTGTGCAGAATCTGCAGTAGCTTCATCCATTTTAAGAGGACTTCTGAATTAAATACATGTCCACATTGATTCTTCAAGAATCTCTTTGGGCTAACTCTTCCCACTTGCAAACCACAACCTGAAAACAACTGACATTTGATTTCAGTCAGGGCAATTAACATTtcttaataaaacaaataaaacgaGGCCAAATTAGGAAGTACAGTCACCCTTTAACGCATGTTTGGAAACAAGTTTTATTTACCATAAAGTCTCATGTTACAGAAACTGCCAACAAGTCATCAATGGAGTGGAGAGGTGTGGTCATTTGAACTGATTCCCTCAACACAATAGGCATATAAATCAATAGTCTTGCTTACCTACAGTAGCTAAAAGAACAACGGATGATTAATGACTTACATTCATATAACTGGCACTCAGGTGTAGCAAGACAACTTTTTATAAAGCTGGGTTTAAAATGAAAATTAAACTGGTTGTAGTAAGTAGGCAGTCAactttttttcacttcaccaaaaCCTTGTCTGTCTATAACACAGTAAAACTTAGGAAAGGTTTCCCTTTGAGACACTCACTTTTGGACCGTCAACAAATAAAACAGCAAAATAGATTAATCAAATAAATAATGGCAAAAGGTAATTTCTATGCCATTTCTAAAGTATATTATGTATAGGTGGGGCTTAACTCGGTCACTTAACCTCCTTTTCCCTTTCCTCTGCTGTTTTTTCCTTCCCTGGTTGCTCTTCTAGGGGTTCCCTGACATCTTCTGGGGTTTGGCCAAAGATCCCTGCTGTGCGCTTGAGGAGGAACACCCCTGCGTGTAGGCCCCCTACGTTGACCCAGACAGTGTGGTGCTTCCGCCAGAGTCCTCCCATCCTCGATATGGCCTGAGCGAGACAGATGCACCCGGTCACAAGACACTCATGGCACAAAGTCATTAAAGTTGACACACCACAGTATTGCTTGAATAAACACCATCTGGCCAAGGGACCACCTATTtcttttgatttatttcacctttattaaaccaggtaggccagttgagaacaagttcttatttacaactgcgacctggccaagataaagcaaagcagtgcgacaaaaaaacaacagcaacagttacacatgggataaacaaacgtacagtcaataacacaatggaaCAATCTGTATACAGCGTGTGCAAATTAAgcaaggaggtaaggcaataaataggccatagtggtgaagtaattacaatttagcaattgatactggagtgatatgtgcagatgaggatgtgcaagtataaatacaggtgtgcaaagagcagaaaaacaaaaacaaatattgggatgaggtaggtagttggatgggatatttacagatgggctgtgtacagctgcagcgatcggtaagctgctctgacagctgatgcttaaaaagttagtgagggagatataactCTCCAACTTCTGTGATTTtttcaattcgttccagtcattagcagcagaaaactagaaggaaaggcggccaaaggagatgttggctttggggatgaccaggggaaatatacctgctggagcgtgtgctacgggtgggagttgttatcgtgaccagtgagctgagataaagcggagctttacctagcaaagacttatagatgacctggatccagtgggtttggcgacgaatatgtagcaagtaCCAGCCAATGGGAGcatgcaggtcgcagtggtgggtagtatatgggactttggtgacaaaacagatggcactgtgataggctgcatccaatttattgagtagtgtgttggaggctatttgtaaatgacatcgccgaagtcgaggatcggcaggatggtcagttttatgagggtatgtttggcagcatgagtgaaggaggctttgttgcgaaataggaagccaattctagatttaattttggattggagatgcttaatatgagtctggaaggagagtttacagtctagccagtcacctaggtatttatagttgtcaacatattctaagtcagaaccgtccataGTAGTGAAGCTAGCCGGGCGGGcagtgattggttgaagagcatgcatttcattttactagcatttaagagtagttggaggccacggaaggagtgttgtagggcattgaagctcgtttggaggtttattaacaccgtgtccaaagaagggccagatctatacagaatggtgtcatttgcgtagaggtggatcagagaatcaccagcagcaagagcaacatcattgatatatagagAAGAGAATCGgacagagaattgaaccctgcggcacccccatagactgccagaggtccgaacaggccctccgatttgaaacactgaactctatcagagaagtagttggtgaaccaggcgagacagTTATTAGAGGAACCAAGGCTgccgagtctgccgataagaatacgtgattgacagagtcgaaagccttggccaggtcgatgaagacagctgcacagtactgtcttttatcgatggaaaCCGTGTAGACTCTGTCCATACCATACActaacaataaatgtttgttcaCAGATATTGGCATGGACTAATTTAATTTAATAAGACACCACAACCTCCTCAACTACTCATTCTCTAGTTATCCTGGAATTTCCTATTGATGACCGAGCCTTCAGGTACAGACAGGTTAGGACACTCCATCTACCTCAGATTACACagtcttactgtatgtgtggtacaTTACCTTTTGAAAGCATTTCTTATCCTGGGTCAGGATGACGGCCTTCCCTGAGCCTGGTCTGGACACCCGGGccatctctctcagacagggtgGGTAGAGGTCCCAATTCTTCTTCCTGGAGCCCATTCTATAATAAAACCACACAATGTACACCTCAGCCACGGAAACATACCAATACATTCCACGCAGAAATTAGCAATATCTAGGACGTTTAGTCAATGTTGAGTGTAGGTCCTAATTGAAATAGTTCTTTGGTTCCTACCTCTTCCCAAAGGGCATGTCAGTGATGATGATGTCCACTGAGTTGGTTCTCATGGGTAGATGGCACAGGTCCCACTGCACTGTGTCTATGGGCAACCCTGGCGTActgcagggttggggagtaaatGGAGTTAACACAACTAACGATCAAATGGGTCTCATCACTTTGTCTTGCATTTCTTCTTCAAAGTCTGACTTTGAGGGGTGACTAATTCAGATAAAGTAACTTGTGTATGGTTTGATTTGTTGTGTCTCACCTGCTCTTGTCTCGTCTCTTCTTCTGGATGTGACAGATGTTGTTGACTGTGCGGCTCACTGCCATGTCATTGTTGTCTCCAGCCAGGTAGAATGCCTGCTGCCATTCAATGGCTCCCTGATCGAGACAATCAATTACTCAGTAGGCTATACTATCTGATTACTACTTCATGGAAGGCAAAGTCAATTACCGTAGTCATATTTTCTCTTTTTAATAACAGTGTATTGTGATTCTCCTTCTTACCTCTAAAGGTATTGCTCCAGTTCCACACATGGGATCAAGTATAACATCAGATGCCTGAGGCTTAGAGAGTCTGTCCAATGAAAGAGACAAATATCACAGTTGTCATTTGATTTTCACAAATTTGAATCAATTAGAGGCAACATACTTTAATGAAGCACTACAATTGCTATATGTGTTGTGTATATCAAAATAGGTTGCATCAAGAAATCACAGAACGGGGTTATTTTATCACAATCCGTATTTCACCCATGTATTATCAAAGTGCAGGTATGAGGTAGAGAGAGCTTTCCGTTTAGCTTGACTGTACTGAGTGTGAatggagggagagtaggagaCCTGAGCATGCCATAGCACAGGGTGGAGCGCAGCGTGGTGGGTCCAAAGTGGGTGATGTTTCTTCTGTGGAGACTCTCCTCTGTCAGGGCAATGCCAATCACCACCTCAACGTTATGTATGTTCAGAAGGacctgccaacacacacacaaagacacagtgaAATCATAATGAAAACACACTTTAATTTCACATTATGTGACCCCACCTATTTATTTTAAGGTCAAATATTTACTCTCAGAACTGTTATTCCTACCCTGTTTGTTTTCTTTGTAATGTAATCAATTAAGTTGTGTCTCGCAGGCTTATCTTGACAAGCCTGGCTAGGGCAGAGGAATTCAGTGGGTGCCAGTCCCGTTGGAACAGCATGCAATGTTATGTTATTTTTACCTCAATATCAAACTTGGTCATGTCTGCTTTCCACTGGAAGAAGTCTTGCACGGCACCACCAAAGTCCCTGGCGGCCTCGTTGGAGGAAAAGCTGTGCTTGTCTCCTGCTCGGCTGCACGTCACACGAAACTTCAGGACCTTTGGTCCGGGCTCCTGTCCCTCCACCTCCTGCTGCTCACCCAGGGGGCTTTTCTCCAGGTCAGGTGACCCGCCCCCTTGGCCTGTAGTCGGTGCCTGAGGCTCCAGCTGCAGCTTCTCTATCTCTGCGGTGACCGTCTCCATGGTGTCCATCTCCACAACGTCTTTGTTGGCTTTGCCTCTATCTCTGAAATTTCTGCCTCTCCGTCCCTTCCCCTTAGGACCTTGGGGCCGTCTATGGGGTCCCCTCTTCTTCTTCAGAGAGGTGTTCAGTTTCCAGACCTTTAGTGCGTTGGTCCATTGCAGATTGGAGGCCAGCTTCTGCAAGTCCTCCAATGTCTCCTCCTGTTGGACAGAATTGGTAGTGTTTCTATCAAATACCCTAACAGGGAAAAAGCATGGTATAAAGTGTAGGGGACTTCTCTTTTATTACCAACATGAATGTTATAATTGAAGTGAATGTGTAGAGGCTGTATGAATTCAGGTTGGCTGTGCTGTAATGAAAAGAGACATACCTTTGAGTCTTTAAACTGATAGTTGTCATACTCTTCAACCACAACAAACAGGTTGTCCACAGACCTCAGATTATGGACCTAGAAAGAGGCGGCACAGGTAAAAAAGCTAGGTTATATTTTGAATTTACTCAATGGTACTGTAACAGCCAGGTGAACAAACCATTATGAATGTGTAAAAATTAATCAAAAGTTTGATGCATTGtattttggcaaatctgaccacaattctatcctcctgattcgtgcttacaagcaaaaacttaagcaggaagtaccagggactcactcaatacggaagtggtcagatgacgcggatgttacactacaggactgtttagctagcacagactggaatatcttccgggattcatccaatggcatcgAGGAataatatgttgttctgcccctgaacaaggcagttaacccactgttcctaggctgtcattgtaaataagaatttgttcttatctgacttgcctagttaaataataaatatattttttaaatacaccacatcagtcatcggcttcatcaataagtgcatcgatgacatcgtccccacagtgactgtacgtacatcccaaccagaaaccatggattacaggcaacatccgcaccgagctaaaggctagagctgccgctttcaaggagcgggagactaatccggatgcttataagaaatcctgctatgcccgcagataaaccatcaaacaagcaaagcaacaatacaggattaagattgaatcctactacaccggctctgacgctcgtcagatgtggcagggcttgaaaactattacagactacaaagggagaTCCAGACAcgaactgcccagtgacacgagactaccagatgagctaaatgccttttatgctcgcttcgaggcaagcaacactgaagcatgcactagagcaccagctgttctggatgactgtgtgctaacgctctcggtagccgatgtgaacaaaacatttaaataggtcaacattccCAAAGCCACTGAGTcagaaggattaccaggacgtgtactcaaagcatgcgtggaccaactgtcaagtgtcttcaattacattttcaacctctccctgaccgagtctgtaatacctacatgtttcaagcagaccaccatagtccctgtgcccaaggaagcaaatgtaacctgcctaaattattaccgccccgtggcactcacatcggtagccatgaagtgctttaaaaggctggtcatggctcacatgaacagcatcctcccggacaccctagacccattctaattcgcataccgccccaacagatgcacagatgacgcaatctcaatcgtaCTCCACACCGCTCTTTCTCAcatggacaaaatgaacacctatgtgagaatgctgttcatcaactacagcgcagcgttcaacaccatagttcctacgaagctcatcactaagctaaggactttgggactaaacacctccatctgcaactggatcgtggacttcctgacgggctccccaggtggtaagagtaggcaacaatacgtctgccatgctgatccttaacactggcgcccctcaggggtgcatacTTAGTCTCCTCCTgcattccctgttcacccacgattcCGTGGCCAAAtactactccaacaccatcaataagtttgctgacgacaacagtggtaggcctgatcaccgacaacgatgagatggcgtatatggaggaggtcagaaaacaggcagtgtggtgccaggacaacaacccctccttcaatgtgagcaagacaaaggagctgattgtggactacaggaaatgttttcttcttgaactgcactgttggttaagggcttgtaagtaagcattttacggtaaagtctacacttgttgcatTTGGCGCATGTggaaaataaagtttgatttgatgccCACACAAAGAATAATAGGCTTTTTATCAAGCATTTAAACTCGGCTTAAATGACATCTGTATTTCATCATATTCACAACACTCTTGTAATAGTCATATTAAAGTAGCCAAAAAAGGTGGTTTTGCAATACTCGTAAATCAAGATGAAAGGAAATTGACTAATTCTGCAGTTACAGTAATAGGAAATGTAGGTTGGGTCGTTCCACAGATAGTGTTTTTCGGGCCGTGTAATTTGGTAAAAGAAAACAAAttatttcacctaattttaacattctgtcataaagtaCACATGTTCAACTttataaaaaacatgttttcccatctcaagaggttaaattaAGAAAAATTACAATTAGTGCCAATTAAAGTAACATATTTGATGTAACAGGATTGAAATTATCATAACTCCCCTTGTGACAGGAGAAATGGAAGCTTGCTGTGTGCTacagggaggggcaattgaatgcaagcttcacattttttaaacatttctagcctatctatctatgggtaacggggttgacgtgttatgctcAACCCGCTCAGTTTTCCTCCacaaaatggccaaaaagagcagaaccagctcacctgcatGTTTCTTTTTtaaaaaaggaatagtttcaccatagtAAAAGGAGAGTTAagttcacgtaacagggttgacctttaCTAAACATTATTTACTAATCACGTGAAATAAATCagaatcttcagaaatgactttgttGTTTTGACACCAGGCATACCCTGTTGGCAAAGCCAATGGCATCTTACCTGTGAGAGCTTATCTGTGGTTATTTGGAAGTATATTCGACCGCGGTCCTTGCTTATTGTTGCATCAGCCCCAATCTTCTCCTGGACTTCCTCTGCAGCAGTGTTTTCAAACCCTGTGGGGACTGTTGCTCCAATGGTGACCGTAATGACCTCACAGTCTGTCTCCCCATCACTGGCAGACTGGCTGCTTGTCTCCACACCCACCGCCAGGGGGCACTGCTGCCCCTCACTACTGTCTTGTGAAGACATGGTACTGTAAGCTGCAAATCACTGGATAAATAATGCACTTTGATGTTCCCAGTGACTACACGAAGCAGGAATGTACCTGGAGAAGATATATAGAAACACCATTGTACACAAATAGTACAAATCACTACGGGGTTGCTGTAGGCTTGACTGAAATATTCTCTCAGCAAGCACATGTCAGATATATCTGCTATTATGGCTAGCCAGCTAATTGGCCGTAGCTACTCTTGAGTCAAAACATCTGGCAACAGCTATCAGCATTCCTTTTAATCAAATGGTGTTTGGTGAAACCTACCGGTGTTTTGCTGTTTAAAAGCTCAGCTCATGGCTTGTTCACTGCACTCTCATGGTTCCTCAAACAACTGCAAACGGAAACCCATGTGGGTAACAGAAGTACTTCCGGGTTACAGCAACGAAAATAAAAAGTTCCGCGTTTCATATTCCTTTCTGATTTATTACTAGTTGTGGATTAATACAAATGGGTCAGTGGATAAACGTATTTTCGTTGACGTGTTATTATTATATTAGCATGGATAAAGTTGCTTAGCGAACATTATATAGCTGTATCTACTAGCTTGTATAGCAGCTGGTGGCAAAAAGGTACATTTCCGGTAAATTTCCAACGGACTGTTTGTAATGTTGGGAATTTTAGAAGCACTTCTGTATTTTTAATGTGGAGAAACACGGTACTCTTTTTGAAAGGAGCCATTCTTTATACTTCAGCAATACATATATTATATTTGCTACATCAGGACAGGATACCATTGTTAACGATATCCTCCCTAGTGAGTAAGGTAAGTTGATTATGATTTTGATTGATCATCTTGTTCtttaaataactacacacttatCTATTTCCACACAAGCTAAAACATATGTATATAAAAACATTTCAAGCCCAATAGGCTAATCATACTCCCAACTTATTGTTTTATTAATTTCCCAGTGCATACTGTAGGCTGCCTTTAACATTAAATGTTGTTTCATGCTGTTATGTGTTGGCTAATTTAAACATTCCCACTTTATTTCTTTAGGGGGAAGAATGCCACGTTTAGTATCAGATGTGTGGAAGCATTTCACCCCAGCCATTAATGACGATGGGAAGACTATGTACATGTGCAACTACTGTACAAAGCAGTATGTAAAGAATGCCACAAAGTTGCAGGTGCATTTAACCAAATGCAAAAATGCAACATTATATCAAAGCGCACAAGAACCATTGTTCTGCCATACAATGGAAGACCACAGCCAAAAGAATGCCGATGAGTGCCTGGCTCGAGCTGTATATGCAACAGGCTCACCCCTCATGCTCAGTGAGAATGTGTACTGGAAGAGATGTTTCAATGTTATTTGCCCTGGATACTCTCCTCCGAACAGAGATGCTCTGTCTACTAATTTACTGGAAGCTGAGTTCAACAGAGTGCAAGGAAAGGTGAAGGAAACAATAGAGAAGGCAGACAGTGTTGCTGTTGTCTCCGAAGGGTGGTCAAATGTACAAGGTGATGGCATCATAAACTACATAGTCTCTACTCCTCTACCATTGGTTTTCAAGACGACAGACaaaaaggacaacacacacacgagCACTCACATTGCTGATGAGCTGAAGGCTGTAATCAATGACGTTGGACCACAGAAGGTGTTTGCTGTTGTTACTGATAGTGCTGCAAACATGAAGGCTGCCTGGGCACAAGTGGAGGAGGCCTACCCTCACATTACACCTATTGGGTGCATGGTTCATGGGCTTAACCTACTCATCAAGGACATCATGAGTTTGCAAACAATGGAAACACTATACAAGACAGCCAAGCAAGTTGTACAGGATGTCAGGAGCAAAGAGGAAGTGTCAGCAACCTACAGCAataaaaatacaaagaaaaataaCTCCACACTGAAACTGACCTGCAACATTAGATGGGCTGGGGTTGTCACCATGTACAGCAGCCTTCTAAAAGACAAGGAGTCTCTGCAAGAAATGGCAAGATCACAGTCTGTGGAAATTGAAATCTCCATCAGGAAAATACTGCTTGATGATgtgttttgggagagagtggttcGCAATCTTACGCTACTCTCACCGATCGCATTTGCCATTGATCAGATTGAAGGAGAGGATGCTGTCTTGTCAGATGTTCTCAGGCTTTTTGCTGATTTAAAAGACAAAATCAGCACAGCCCTCCCTTCAGCCTTGCTACTCAACACAGAGGAGACGGCAGTTGTTCGATTTCTGGAGCTGTGTGGAGAGTTTTGTATCAAGCCAATTCACGCAGCAGCATACATGCTGGATCCAAAGCATATTGGGAAACAAATACTTTCTGGAGAACAGATCAACAGCGCATACTATGTGATTTCTACCCTCTCACACCACCTCAATCTTGATGAGGGCAAAGTTCTGGCAAGTCTGGCAAAGTTTTCTACCAAGCAAGGCCTTTGGAATGGGGATGGGATATGGCAATCATGCCAGCACATTTCTCCCTACACCTGGTGGAAGGGTCTCTGTGCATCTGAGGCCCTGTCACCCATCGCCTCTGTAATCCTTCagatcccaccaacatcagcagCTTCTTTGCGCCTCAGAGCATTCTTTGGGAAAACCAAAACAAAGGTGGGCAACAGTTTAACAAACAACAGAGTGGAGAAATTGGTGGCTATTAGGGCGAACCTTAACCTTTTTGAGCCAGGAATAGAGCTAGGGTCCAGCACACAGCTTCAGAGTGACACAAAGGAGGAAATGGACATTAAATCAGAGTCTGAGTGAACAACTGAGGATGAAAAAGGGACAAAATATGAACAACGAGCTTAATAAGTGGAcaggtctttttttttttttttagatgcctttttttgggggggggggggggttcaggtgCACATGAGATATCATTTGAAATTGATAGTTTTGTTTAAATAATGTTTTTGGGATGGATAATTTGAGCAATGTTACAAAGTAGGCTACAAGTACATTGTTAGGCTGCTCTTGGATTCTAGCTTGAAATATACTTGTTCATGTTACCATACCATAACTTATTGATTACTTTACATGTATAAGGAATGTGTTAGGGTCAATGAATGgtacagaggaactctgtgtgtggaaagttactgagtgatatggaaagttactgagagagaaaaggggaagtGCAGAAAGTTGATATTCTGTTCAAATATGTTATTGTTGAATATGAATGTTCCTAAGGAGGGAGGCAAAGGGCAACAGTAGTCTAGTTTTAGTACCTGATAAGGCAGGCCAGTTGCTGCGGAACCAGGACCACGAGGGATGTGGAACTCAACTCGAGATAAGGTCAACAGTTGAAGACAAAAGACACTGCTGGGAGGGGGCCACAGAGGCCCACCATGAAGGCCATCTGAACACAGTCCTATCTCACGCACACATATTTCCAAGCCCATGAGGGTCCTAGACTTAGGCAGGGCCATGACAATAC
Protein-coding regions in this window:
- the thumpd3 gene encoding THUMP domain-containing protein 3, with the translated sequence MSSQDSSEGQQCPLAVGVETSSQSASDGETDCEVITVTIGATVPTGFENTAAEEVQEKIGADATISKDRGRIYFQITTDKLSQVHNLRSVDNLFVVVEEYDNYQFKDSKEETLEDLQKLASNLQWTNALKVWKLNTSLKKKRGPHRRPQGPKGKGRRGRNFRDRGKANKDVVEMDTMETVTAEIEKLQLEPQAPTTGQGGGSPDLEKSPLGEQQEVEGQEPGPKVLKFRVTCSRAGDKHSFSSNEAARDFGGAVQDFFQWKADMTKFDIEVLLNIHNVEVVIGIALTEESLHRRNITHFGPTTLRSTLCYGMLRLSKPQASDVILDPMCGTGAIPLEGAIEWQQAFYLAGDNNDMAVSRTVNNICHIQKKRRDKSSTPGLPIDTVQWDLCHLPMRTNSVDIIITDMPFGKRMGSRKKNWDLYPPCLREMARVSRPGSGKAVILTQDKKCFQKAISRMGGLWRKHHTVWVNVGGLHAGVFLLKRTAGIFGQTPEDVREPLEEQPGKEKTAEEREKEVK
- the LOC135539927 gene encoding uncharacterized protein LOC135539927, encoding MPRLVSDVWKHFTPAINDDGKTMYMCNYCTKQYVKNATKLQVHLTKCKNATLYQSAQEPLFCHTMEDHSQKNADECLARAVYATGSPLMLSENVYWKRCFNVICPGYSPPNRDALSTNLLEAEFNRVQGKVKETIEKADSVAVVSEGWSNVQGDGIINYIVSTPLPLVFKTTDKKDNTHTSTHIADELKAVINDVGPQKVFAVVTDSAANMKAAWAQVEEAYPHITPIGCMVHGLNLLIKDIMSLQTMETLYKTAKQVVQDVRSKEEVSATYSNKNTKKNNSTLKLTCNIRWAGVVTMYSSLLKDKESLQEMARSQSVEIEISIRKILLDDVFWERVVRNLTLLSPIAFAIDQIEGEDAVLSDVLRLFADLKDKISTALPSALLLNTEETAVVRFLELCGEFCIKPIHAAAYMLDPKHIGKQILSGEQINSAYYVISTLSHHLNLDEGKVLASLAKFSTKQGLWNGDGIWQSCQHISPYTWWKGLCASEALSPIASVILQIPPTSAASLRLRAFFGKTKTKVGNSLTNNRVEKLVAIRANLNLFEPGIELGSSTQLQSDTKEEMDIKSESE